Genomic segment of Xanthomonas sp. DAR 35659:
GCGCGAGGCCCTGGTGGTCGGCAGCGCGGTGGTGCTGACCCTGGCGCTGACCCTGTTCGCGTCGTGGGCGATGGGCTTCACCCTCAACCGGGTGTCGCTGTTCGCGCTGATCTTCTCGATCGGGATCCTGGTGGACGACGCCATCGTGGTGGTGGAGAACATCCACCGGCATATGCGCGCCGGCGGCAAGCGCCTGCACGAGGCGATCCCGCCGGCGGTGGACGAGGTCGGCGGGCCGACCATCCTCGCCACCCTGACCGTGATCGCGGCGCTGATGCCGATGGCCTTCGTCAGCGGGCTGATGGGGCCGTACATGCGACCGATCCCGGTCAATGCCTCGGTCGGCATGCTGCTGTCGCTGGCGATCGCGCTGACCGTGACCCCGTGGCTGGCGCTGAAGCTGCTGGCGCGGCATGCGCCGCCAGCCGCCGCCGACGGCGAGGCGACGGCCGCGTCGCCGCGCCTGCAGCGCCTGTTCTCGCGCGTGCTGCATCCCTTCCTCGCCCCCGCGACCGGCGCGCGGCGGCGTGGCTGGCTGTTCGCCGCGGTCGCGGCGCTGCTCGTGCTGGCGGTCGCGCTGGTGGGGCTGCAATGGGTGGTGCTGAAGATGCTGCCGTTCGACAACAAGTCCGAACTGCAGATCGTGGTGGACCTGCCCGAGGGCAGCACCCTGCAGGCGACCGATGCGTTGCTGGCCGACCTGGCGGGCGTGCTCGACCGCGATCCGGACGTGCGCGACTACCAGGCCTATGCCGGCACCTCGGCGCCGGTCAATTTCAACGGCTTGGTGCGGCAGTACTTCCTGCGCAGTGGCAACAATGTCGGCGACCTGCAGGTGAACCTGCTGGACCAGCATCTGCGTTCGCGCCACAGCCACGCCATCGCGCGCGCCCTGCGTGGGCCGTTGACGGCGGTCGCGCGCCGCCACGGCGCGGTGTTGAAAGTGGTGGAGGTGCCGCCGGGCCCGCCGGTGCTGGCGCCGCTGGTGGCCGAAGTGTACGGCCCCGACGACGCGCGCAGCCGGCGGCTGGCGCTGGCGCTGGAACAGCGCTTCCTGCGCACGCCCAACGTGGTCGATGTCGATACCAGCGTGGAGAGCGCCGCCAGCCGCGAGGTGCTCGTCGTCGACCGCGTGCGCGCGGCGCGGCTGGGCGTGACGCAGGCGGCGATCGCCGAGGCGCTGGCGGTGGCGGTACAGGGCGTGGATGCGACCTGGCTGCACGATGGCGCGTCCAAGTATCCGCATCCGGTGCGGCTGCGCCTGCCGGCCGCGGACCAGGCCGGCGTCGCGCGCATGCTGGCGCTGCGCGTGCGCGGCGGCGACGGCCAACTGGTGCCGCTGTCGGAACTGGTCTCGGTGCAGCGCATGCCGTGGGACGGCGCGATCTCGCACAAGGACCTGCGGCCGGTGGTGTACGTCACCGGCGACGAGGCCGGGCGCCTGGACAGCCCGCTGTACGGCATGTTCGACCTGGTCGGGCAACTGCGCCGGCACAGCGTCGACGGTCAGCGGCTGACGCAGCATTTCATCGCGGCGCCGGGCGACAGCGCCGACTTCGCGGTGAAATGGGACGGCGAATGGCAGATCACCTACGAGACCTTCCGCGACATGGGCATCGCCTACGCGGTCGGCCTGCTGTTGATCTACCTGCTGGTGGTGGCGCAGTTCCGCAGCTATCTGCTGCCGCTGGTGATCATGGCGCCGATTCCGCTGACGGTGATCGGCGTGCTGCCGGGGCATGCGCTGCTCGGCGCCCAGTTCACCGCCACCAGCATGATCGGCATGATTGCGCTGGCCGGCATCATCGTGCGCAATTCGATCCTGCTGGTGGACTTCATTCGCCACGCGCTGGCGCAGGGGCGCAGCGCCGAGCAGGCGCTGGTGGAGGCCTGCGCGGTGCGCGCGCCGCCGATCGTGCTGACCGGGCTGGCGGCGATGCTGGGGGCGGTGTTCATTCTCGACGATCCAATCTTCAACGGCCTGGCGGTGTCCCTGCTGTTCGGCATCCTGGTCAGCACGGCGCTGACCCTGCTGGTGATCCCGTTGCTGTACTACCCGTTGGCGCGCCGCGCCGCGGCGGCCACCACGGCGGCGTGACGGCGATGCGCAGGCGCGTCCACGCCGTCTTTGCGGCGCCGGCGTAGAGTCGGCGTTCCCGTTTTCGCCCGTTTCCGGAGACCTGCATGAGCATCGGCGACCCGATCCGCGTCACCCTCGAACAGGAGGCGGATTTCGCGTTCCGCATCCGCTTCGACGAAACCGACCTGGCGCCGCTGCTGGGCGACGAAACCGCGCCGCTGGGCCACGCGCGCGGCCCCAATCCGTCGCGCCTGTTGCTGGCCAGCATCGCCAATTGCCTGGCCGCCAGCCTGCTGTTCGCGCTGCGCAAGTTCAAGAACGATCCGGTCGGCGTGGTCGCGCACATCACCGCCACGCCGATGCGCAATGCCGAGGGCTTCTGGCGCATTCCGCAGGCGTCGGTGGAGCTGCAGTTGCCGGACGGCAACCAGGACTACGCGCAGTTGCAGCGCATCCTCGACCAATTCGAACAGTTCTGCGTGGTCACGCAGAGCGTGCGCCAGGGCATCGACGTGCAGGTCACGGTGAAGGATGCGCACGGCAATGTCCTGCTCGGCGACAAGAGCATCGAGGCCGGCGCGTGAGCGAGCCGCTGCACGTCGCCTGCCCGCACTGCCAGGCGCTGAACCGGGTGCCGGCCGAGCGTCTGGCGGCGGCGCCGCAGTGCGGCCGTTGCCACCGCGCGTTGTTCGTCGGCGCGCCGCTGGCCTTGACCGCGGACAGCTTCGCCGCCCACGCCGAGCGCAGCGATCTACCCTTGCTGGTGGATGTCTGGGCGCCGTGGTGCGGCCCGTGCCGGACCATGGCGCCGCAGTTCGAAGCCGCCGCCGCGCAACTGGAGCCGCAGCTGCGCCTGGGCAAGCTGGATACCGAGGCGCAGCCGGCGCTGGCGGCGCGGTTCGGCATCCGCAGCATTCCGACCTTGATCCTGCTGCGGCATGGCCGCGAACTGGCGCGGCACAGCGGTGCGATCGGCGCCGCCGACATCGTGCGCTGGGCGCGGGCGAACGCGGGTTAGGCCGAGTCGCAGGGGGAATTCGCCCGAACCCTGTAGGAGCGGCTTCAGCCGCGACAGGCCTTACCGACAGATCCTGTCGCGGCTGAAGCCGCTCCTACAGAAAGCAAAAACAGGTTTCGCGCGTTACTTGCCCAGTGCCGCGTTCAGCGTCGCCGCCAGGTCCGCGCCGGCCTGGCGCAGTTGCGCTTCGGCCACCGGGCGCCAGGTCGTGACGTAGTCCGCCGGCAGCTTGGCGCCGGGCGGATAGAAGCCCGGGCGCAGCATGATCCGGCACGAGGCCTCGGCCCAGGCCGCGGCCGGCGGCGGCAGCGCACGGCCCGCCGGCGAGGGCGCCGGCAACGGCTGCGCCTGCAATTGCGCCAGGTACTGCGCCTCGTCCAGGCCGCGGCTGCGCAGCAACCCGCTGTCCCACAGCGAGTGCAGGTTGCTGCCCTTGCCCTCGAACTGGATCTGGAAGGTGTTGGCGCCCTTGTCGTGCGCGTAGCCGGCGTGCAGCGGTTGCTGGATGTCGCCGGCGAAATGCACCACGAACTTCAGCGCCTGCGCGCGTGCGGCCTGCGGCTGGCTGCGATCGGCGAGGATCGCGGTCTGGCGATGCAGCGCCTCGACCACGCAGTTGCCGTCGGGGCAGTCGCGGGTCTGTTCGTAGTGGCACTGGTGTTCGCCGAGGTTGACGTAGTGCCATGGACCGCTGCGCTTGCCCAGCTCCGGGTCGTGTTCGCGCAATTGGTCGGCCCAGTTGGCGACGCCGGCCAGGGTCGGCTCGGCTTCGCCCTGCAGCAATTGCTGGACCTGCGCGCGCGCCTGCGGGGTGAGTTGGGCGTCGGCCAGGTCGGCGACCAGACGATGGCCCAACTGGCCCCAGGCGAAGGCGGCGGACGGGGCGGCGGACAGCGCCGCGGCGAGCGCGGCGGAAACGAAGACGGAAGATTTCATGCGCCGATTCTAGCCGGCGCCGATGACCGTCCCGCGGCGCTGGCGCGCCGTCGTTGCGCCGCCGCTAAG
This window contains:
- the trxC gene encoding thioredoxin TrxC — translated: MSEPLHVACPHCQALNRVPAERLAAAPQCGRCHRALFVGAPLALTADSFAAHAERSDLPLLVDVWAPWCGPCRTMAPQFEAAAAQLEPQLRLGKLDTEAQPALAARFGIRSIPTLILLRHGRELARHSGAIGAADIVRWARANAG
- a CDS encoding OsmC family protein, whose protein sequence is MSIGDPIRVTLEQEADFAFRIRFDETDLAPLLGDETAPLGHARGPNPSRLLLASIANCLAASLLFALRKFKNDPVGVVAHITATPMRNAEGFWRIPQASVELQLPDGNQDYAQLQRILDQFEQFCVVTQSVRQGIDVQVTVKDAHGNVLLGDKSIEAGA
- a CDS encoding efflux RND transporter permease subunit, whose product is MAARLGVSGRLAALFQANPLTPLLALLGLLLGLAAVAITPREEEPQIDVTMANVSVAFAGADAREVEQLLSTPLEQKLDEIEGVKHVYSVSRPGLALLTVEFQVGVPRQAALVRLYNQVYSNLDALPPGAGAPLVKPKGIDDVPVMAVTLWSDDPQRSALDLGAVAHTLETELKRIPGTRDIYSIGAPQRVLTLTLDPARLAAYGLTVSDLSQALQAANAVRQLGERIGSDRAVPVVAGTFLADADTVAALVIGMHDGQPLRLRDVAQVRPGADLPSSYVWYGAPAARGGPAQGRAPAVTLAIAKQPGRDAAAITRAVATRLQQLQGQTIPHGVHAAITRDYGASADAKAAKLIHKLVFATGSVVLLVLFALGWREALVVGSAVVLTLALTLFASWAMGFTLNRVSLFALIFSIGILVDDAIVVVENIHRHMRAGGKRLHEAIPPAVDEVGGPTILATLTVIAALMPMAFVSGLMGPYMRPIPVNASVGMLLSLAIALTVTPWLALKLLARHAPPAAADGEATAASPRLQRLFSRVLHPFLAPATGARRRGWLFAAVAALLVLAVALVGLQWVVLKMLPFDNKSELQIVVDLPEGSTLQATDALLADLAGVLDRDPDVRDYQAYAGTSAPVNFNGLVRQYFLRSGNNVGDLQVNLLDQHLRSRHSHAIARALRGPLTAVARRHGAVLKVVEVPPGPPVLAPLVAEVYGPDDARSRRLALALEQRFLRTPNVVDVDTSVESAASREVLVVDRVRAARLGVTQAAIAEALAVAVQGVDATWLHDGASKYPHPVRLRLPAADQAGVARMLALRVRGGDGQLVPLSELVSVQRMPWDGAISHKDLRPVVYVTGDEAGRLDSPLYGMFDLVGQLRRHSVDGQRLTQHFIAAPGDSADFAVKWDGEWQITYETFRDMGIAYAVGLLLIYLLVVAQFRSYLLPLVIMAPIPLTVIGVLPGHALLGAQFTATSMIGMIALAGIIVRNSILLVDFIRHALAQGRSAEQALVEACAVRAPPIVLTGLAAMLGAVFILDDPIFNGLAVSLLFGILVSTALTLLVIPLLYYPLARRAAAATTAA
- a CDS encoding S1/P1 nuclease, whose protein sequence is MKSSVFVSAALAAALSAAPSAAFAWGQLGHRLVADLADAQLTPQARAQVQQLLQGEAEPTLAGVANWADQLREHDPELGKRSGPWHYVNLGEHQCHYEQTRDCPDGNCVVEALHRQTAILADRSQPQAARAQALKFVVHFAGDIQQPLHAGYAHDKGANTFQIQFEGKGSNLHSLWDSGLLRSRGLDEAQYLAQLQAQPLPAPSPAGRALPPPAAAWAEASCRIMLRPGFYPPGAKLPADYVTTWRPVAEAQLRQAGADLAATLNAALGK